A window of the Cicer arietinum cultivar CDC Frontier isolate Library 1 chromosome 6, Cicar.CDCFrontier_v2.0, whole genome shotgun sequence genome harbors these coding sequences:
- the LOC101512659 gene encoding gamma aminobutyrate transaminase 1, mitochondrial translates to MNSLIRSTLRTKTASALACAAVSKGFQENLLQAPLWSRSSSTESSLAKDNSTDDVNPDQRFKGHDMLAPFTAGWQTTDLDPLIIDKSEGSYVYDITGKKYLDPLAGLWCTALGGNEQRLIDAATAQLKKLPFYHSFWNRTTKPSLDLAKELLQFFTARKMAKAFFVNSGSEANDTQVKIVWYYNNALGRPNKKKFIARAKSYHGSTLIAASLSGLPALHQNFDLPAPFVLHTDCPHYWRYHLPGETEEEFSTRLANNLEELILKEGPDTIAAFIAEPVMGAGGVILPPSTYFEKIQAVVKKYDILFIADEVICAFGRLGTMFGCDKYNIKPDLVSLAKALSSAYMPIGAVLVSPEISEVIHSQSNKLGSFSHGFTYSGSPVPCAVAIETLKIYKETNIVEKVNKISPRFQDGLKAFSDSPIIGEIRGTGLILGTEFTDNKSPNDPFPPEWGVGAYFGAQCQKHGMLVRVAGDSIMMSPPYIITPEEVDELISIYGKALRETEKKVEELKSQRK, encoded by the exons ATGAATAGCCTTATCCGATCCACTCTCAGAACTAAG ACTGCATCAGCTTTAGCATGTGCAGCGGTTTCCAAAGGTTTTCAGGAAAATCTACTCCAGGCTCCCTTATGGTCTAGGTCAAGTAGTACAGAGTCGTCTTTGGCAAAGGATAACTCAACTGATGATGTGAACCCTGATCAAAG GTTCAAGGGCCATGATATGCTTGCCCCTTTCACAGCTGGCTGGCAGACTACTGATTTGGATCCGTTGATTATAGATAAGTCCGAG GGAAGCTATGTATATGACATTACTGGGAAGAAATATCTTGACCCACTTGCTGGTCTATGGTGCACTGCTTTAG GGGGGAATGAGCAACGCCTTATTGATGCTGCCACTGCACAATTAAAGAAGTTGCCATTTTACCATTCTTTTTGGAATCGAACCACAAAACCTTCATTG GATCTAGCCAAGGAGCTCCTACAATTTTTTACAGCCAGAAAAATGGCTAAAGCCTTTTTTGTTAATAGTGGATCAGAAGCCAACGACACTCAG GTAAAAATTGTATGGTATTATAACAATGCACTTGGAAGaccaaataaaaagaaattcatAGCTCGTGCTAAATC GTATCATGGTTCAACGTTGATAGCAGCCAGTCTTTCCGG TCTTCCAGCTTTGcatcaaaattttgatttgcCAGCTCCTTTTGTCTTGCATACTGATTGTCCACACTACTGGCGGTATCATCTTCCAG GTGAGACAGAGGAAGAGTTTTCAACCAGATTGGCCAACAACTTGGAGGAGCTAATTCTGAAAGAGGGACCGGATaca aTTGCTGCATTTATTGCAGAACCAGTAATGGGGGCTGGAGGTGTAATACTTCCACCATCAACTTATTTTGAGAAG ATCCAAGCTGTTGTGAAAAAGTATGACATTCTTTTTATTGCGGATGAG GTGATCTGTGCCTTTGGCAGGCTTGGGACAATGTTTGGATGTGATAAGTATAACATTAAGCCAGACCTTGTTTCCTTGGCAAAG GCACTTTCTTCTGCATATATGCCTATTGGAGCTGTCCTTGTGAGCCCAGAAATTTCAGAAGTTATACATTCGCAAAGCAACAAACTTG GCTCATTTTCTCATGGGTTCACTTATTCTGGATCACCCGTACCCTGTGCCGTTGCAATTGAAACACTCAAAATCTACAA GGAAACAAATATTGTTGAGAAAGTGAACAAGATATCTCCAAGGTTCCAAGATGGCTTAAAAGCTTTTTCTGACAGTCCCATCATCGGAGag ATACGGGGAACTGGCTTGATCCTGGGGACTGAGTTCACAGACAACAAATCGCCTAATGATCCATTTCCTCCTGAATGGG GAGTAGGTGCCTATTTCGGAGCACAATGTCAGAAGCATGGGATGTTAGTTCGTGTAGCTGGAGATAGTATCATGATGTCTCCACCATATATTATAACACCTGAAGAAGTTGACGAG TTAATAAGCATTTATGGGAAAGCTTTAAGAGAGACGGAAAAGAAAGTAGAGGAGCTGAAGTCTCAACGCAAGTAG
- the LOC101512969 gene encoding uncharacterized protein → MDGMQIALPILGIVGAAALTFYAVSFNEIREKSLRDYDESESENGGYRLTSRSRERRARRQASKNTKN, encoded by the exons ATGGATGGAATGCAAATAGCTTTACCAATTTTGGGCATTGTAGGAGCTGCAGCTTTGACCTTCTATGCAGTGAGTTTCAATGAGATCAGAGAG AAATCATTACGAGATTATGATGAATCTGAATCCGAAAATGGAGGTTATAGGTTAACATCCCGTTCCCGAGAGAGGCGAGCTAGAAGACAAGCTAGTAAAAATACCAAAAACTAA